A genomic region of Acidobacteriota bacterium contains the following coding sequences:
- the deoC gene encoding deoxyribose-phosphate aldolase yields the protein MQQNGNYQQLIDQITDLVLAKLGTDDDCATFCHADVQRIVDAGAERIGIVLGETATAHDWASLIDHTLLKPEASEADIKKLCAEAIEFGFASVCVNPSWVKKAAGFLKGSGVPVCTVIGFPLGATLPDVKAYEARRSIFNGAREVDMVINIGALKSGDDCLVEDDIRAVVESAHENAILCKVIIETALLTDEEKVRACLAAKNAGADFVKTSTGFAKGGATANDVSLMRHTVGSALGVKASGGVKGIEDARAMFEAGATRIGASVGVKIAQEASGIKTEASASSY from the coding sequence ATGCAGCAGAACGGTAATTATCAACAGTTGATCGATCAGATCACGGATCTGGTGCTGGCAAAACTAGGCACTGACGACGATTGTGCGACATTTTGTCATGCGGATGTTCAACGGATCGTTGACGCAGGTGCCGAAAGGATCGGCATTGTGCTCGGTGAGACCGCGACGGCCCACGATTGGGCGAGTCTGATCGACCATACGCTGCTTAAGCCGGAGGCGTCAGAAGCGGATATAAAGAAGCTATGCGCCGAAGCCATCGAATTCGGATTCGCGTCAGTGTGTGTAAATCCAAGCTGGGTCAAGAAAGCCGCGGGATTCCTCAAAGGAAGCGGAGTGCCGGTTTGCACGGTGATCGGATTTCCGCTTGGTGCGACGCTGCCGGATGTGAAAGCATATGAAGCTCGACGCTCCATCTTCAACGGTGCACGCGAGGTTGACATGGTTATAAATATCGGGGCTCTCAAATCGGGTGACGATTGCCTTGTCGAAGATGACATTCGAGCGGTGGTCGAGTCGGCTCACGAGAATGCAATTCTCTGTAAGGTGATCATCGAAACCGCATTGCTTACCGACGAAGAAAAGGTCCGTGCTTGTTTGGCCGCGAAGAATGCCGGAGCTGACTTCGTCAAGACCTCGACCGGTTTTGCAAAAGGCGGTGCGACTGCCAATGACGTTTCGCTGATGCGCCACACGGTCGGTTCGGCTCTTGGCGTAAAGGCATCCGGCGGCGTCAAAGGAATCGAAGACGCACGAGCAATGTTCGAGGCCGGTGCGACTCGCATCGGTGCGTCGGTCGGTGTCAAGATCGCTCAGGAAGCCAGCGGCATAAAGACTGAGGCTAGTGCGAGTTCCTACTAA
- a CDS encoding tetratricopeptide repeat protein — protein sequence MSLIFTHRRSRLTLITLTFFILTILSSGSLFETVGQSKQLSLADIIIALRSKKAEAPEKNKILSEAVKARGITFSLTPEIEKELSGTGAYPELLSAIREKAPVIKEPVEKKPDAEQVAAVMPKPSPAPPNFDFYWGRASSAIKMGDIDAALPDLHRAIELRPGDAPSRLARGNALLKQEKYEAAIIDLDSSIKIEPNAPAYLGRAMANEKLGRVDAAIADYQNAAELDPQNEAAKSSFSRLVAEKEKALVKPSVEPEKTTPVTQQDTGPVQIGALNVFASRLATPVYSESDRRLGFQGKVTVQILLDETGKVISAEAKTGPKNLRGLAEDAVKRSRFNPILVEGRPVKAEGSITYNFIAK from the coding sequence ATGTCCCTGATCTTCACTCACCGCCGCAGTCGACTTACGCTGATTACGTTGACTTTCTTCATCCTTACGATCCTTTCGTCCGGTTCGTTGTTCGAAACCGTCGGACAGTCGAAGCAACTCAGCCTCGCTGACATCATAATTGCCCTTCGATCAAAAAAAGCTGAGGCCCCGGAAAAGAACAAGATACTTTCGGAGGCGGTCAAGGCTCGCGGAATCACTTTCTCCCTCACGCCCGAGATCGAGAAAGAACTGAGCGGCACCGGTGCATACCCCGAACTGCTTTCCGCTATCAGGGAAAAGGCTCCCGTGATCAAGGAACCGGTCGAGAAAAAGCCGGATGCCGAACAGGTCGCCGCCGTCATGCCCAAACCATCACCGGCTCCACCGAATTTTGACTTTTATTGGGGGCGTGCAAGTTCGGCGATCAAAATGGGTGACATTGACGCAGCGTTACCTGATCTACATCGGGCGATCGAGCTTCGGCCGGGCGATGCACCATCCAGGCTAGCCCGCGGCAATGCCCTTCTCAAACAAGAGAAATACGAAGCTGCAATAATAGATCTTGATAGTTCGATAAAGATCGAACCGAATGCCCCGGCATACCTTGGACGTGCCATGGCAAATGAAAAGCTCGGTCGGGTAGATGCCGCGATCGCTGATTATCAAAACGCGGCAGAACTCGATCCCCAAAACGAAGCAGCGAAGTCGTCGTTCAGCCGGCTCGTTGCGGAAAAGGAAAAGGCGTTGGTGAAACCTTCCGTCGAACCCGAAAAGACAACGCCCGTCACACAACAGGATACCGGCCCGGTCCAGATCGGAGCATTGAATGTATTTGCTTCTCGTCTTGCAACTCCGGTGTATTCAGAGTCTGACCGCCGGCTTGGTTTTCAAGGGAAAGTGACCGTTCAAATATTGCTCGATGAGACCGGAAAGGTGATCTCGGCCGAAGCCAAGACCGGGCCGAAGAATCTTCGCGGCCTGGCCGAGGATGCTGTCAAACGATCGAGATTCAATCCGATTTTGGTCGAAGGCAGGCCGGTCAAGGCCGAGGGATCGATCACTTACAATTTTATCGCTAAGTAG
- the rplU gene encoding 50S ribosomal protein L21, translating to MSYAIIKTGGKQFAVESGMTLRVPTISADAGKKVEIDTLLAAGAVGAGTIKATVVKHGKGDKIIVFKKKRRKQYKRKQGHRQGFTEITID from the coding sequence ATGAGTTACGCAATTATCAAAACAGGCGGGAAGCAGTTTGCGGTTGAGAGCGGTATGACACTTCGCGTGCCGACCATCAGCGCTGATGCGGGAAAGAAGGTCGAGATCGACACTCTTCTTGCTGCAGGTGCGGTTGGGGCCGGAACGATCAAGGCTACGGTCGTAAAGCACGGCAAAGGCGACAAGATCATCGTGTTCAAAAAGAAGCGCCGTAAGCAGTACAAACGCAAACAGGGCCACAGACAAGGTTTTACAGAAATTACAATAGATTAG
- a CDS encoding RpiB/LacA/LacB family sugar-phosphate isomerase has product MADSNTEKRDRIRALVEQVLATVPTEPQSEQTVVPSGNIEHVVVNSLQNKVGKAFDRDESSKTLITEDDLRGLESGSRLRVSENARFTSLAEDLVKERNIELIRKTSRLNTSKVRSAAIGGDHGGFRMKEQLKGYLTELGINVRDFGTDNEDAVDYPDFAHAVARSVSGKQVDIGIIIDGAGIGSAMTANKVPNVRAAACYSIALAKNSREHNGANVLTLGSGQNTFDEIKQIVDAFVSTEISEERHKKRVGKIDNIEKQYRR; this is encoded by the coding sequence ATGGCCGATTCCAACACAGAAAAGCGCGACCGAATTCGGGCATTGGTGGAGCAGGTGCTTGCTACTGTCCCCACCGAGCCTCAATCCGAGCAGACGGTCGTACCCTCAGGCAATATCGAGCACGTGGTCGTTAATTCACTTCAGAACAAGGTTGGCAAGGCATTTGACCGGGACGAGTCTTCAAAGACGTTGATCACTGAGGACGACCTTCGCGGCCTTGAATCCGGCTCGCGGCTCCGAGTTTCTGAGAACGCACGATTTACCTCACTTGCTGAAGATCTCGTCAAAGAGAGGAATATCGAACTCATTCGCAAGACCTCGCGTCTTAATACGTCCAAGGTCAGATCCGCAGCGATCGGCGGCGATCATGGCGGATTTAGAATGAAGGAACAGCTCAAAGGATATCTTACTGAACTCGGGATCAATGTCCGTGATTTTGGAACGGATAACGAAGACGCGGTCGATTATCCAGATTTCGCTCATGCCGTCGCACGTTCGGTTAGTGGTAAACAGGTCGATATCGGCATCATTATCGACGGAGCAGGGATCGGCAGCGCGATGACTGCGAACAAGGTCCCGAACGTTCGAGCGGCCGCATGCTATTCGATCGCACTCGCCAAGAATTCGCGCGAACACAACGGGGCAAATGTTCTGACCCTTGGTTCCGGACAGAATACTTTTGACGAGATCAAGCAGATCGTCGATGCATTTGTTTCCACAGAGATATCAGAAGAAAGGCACAAGAAACGGGTTGGGAAGATCGATAATATCGAAAAGCAATATCGAAGGTGA
- a CDS encoding ATP-binding protein, translated as MEVIPGKGARKCECRNTVNGTDPLKASRIPAKYQNASFESFLLLDPHKERALKKAFDFTKQYPKVTQGLLLMGPVGVGKTHLAISILKELIETKNCRCLFYEFNALLKEIQGSYNPATQASEMEILSPIMNVDLLVLDELGASKPTDWVRDTLGHIINSRYNNNKFTIFTTNYLDERPNDRDETLEDRIGIRTRSRLYEMCQTVVIKGDDFRRTFNRTAAANR; from the coding sequence ATGGAAGTGATCCCCGGGAAAGGCGCACGCAAATGCGAATGCCGAAATACGGTTAACGGCACGGACCCGCTAAAGGCTTCGCGTATTCCCGCCAAGTATCAAAACGCAAGTTTCGAGAGTTTTCTTCTTCTCGACCCACACAAGGAACGGGCACTAAAAAAGGCTTTTGATTTTACAAAACAATACCCAAAAGTCACGCAGGGATTGCTCCTAATGGGTCCGGTCGGCGTTGGCAAGACCCATCTTGCGATCTCGATCCTCAAAGAGTTGATTGAGACCAAGAACTGCCGTTGTTTGTTTTACGAGTTCAATGCTCTATTGAAGGAAATTCAAGGTTCCTACAATCCCGCTACGCAGGCTTCCGAGATGGAGATCTTGTCGCCGATAATGAACGTCGACCTGCTCGTTCTAGACGAACTCGGTGCATCAAAGCCGACCGATTGGGTTCGCGACACGCTCGGACACATCATAAATTCCCGTTATAACAACAACAAATTCACTATCTTCACTACCAATTACCTCGACGAACGTCCAAACGACCGCGACGAAACGCTCGAAGACAGGATCGGCATCCGCACACGCTCACGCCTTTATGAAATGTGCCAGACGGTCGTCATCAAAGGCGATGATTTCCGCCGCACTTTCAACCGCACGGCCGCCGCAAACCGTTAA
- the rpmA gene encoding 50S ribosomal protein L27, producing the protein MAHKKGVGSSRNGRDSNAQRLGLKKFGGEHVLGGNIIARQRGTKWKPGNNVGRGKDDTLFSLIEGFIKFEDKGRKGKFISVYAAGAAELAPKVAADAAA; encoded by the coding sequence ATGGCACATAAGAAAGGTGTAGGTTCATCCAGAAACGGCCGCGACTCAAATGCACAGCGGCTTGGTCTCAAGAAATTTGGCGGCGAGCACGTTCTCGGCGGCAACATCATTGCACGTCAACGCGGCACCAAATGGAAGCCCGGCAACAACGTCGGCCGCGGTAAGGACGACACGCTGTTCTCGCTGATCGAGGGCTTTATCAAGTTCGAAGACAAAGGCCGCAAAGGCAAATTCATTAGCGTCTACGCTGCCGGAGCAGCCGAGCTCGCTCCAAAGGTCGCCGCTGACGCAGCTGCGTAA
- the hpt gene encoding hypoxanthine phosphoribosyltransferase translates to MAATEFTNPNLEVLYSQDAISTRISELGAAITSEYAGKDLVLVGVLKGSCVFLADLMRAIDLSLTIDFMSVSSYKDGTQSSGDVEILKDLSNSIRDKHVLIVEDIVDTGLTLTRLVEILGSRGSASIKIATFLDKPEPRIKKELVVDFTGFVIPNKFVVGYGLDAAGRYRNLPFIAVVKDPSAA, encoded by the coding sequence ATGGCAGCTACCGAATTTACCAATCCAAACCTCGAAGTTCTCTATTCGCAAGATGCGATAAGCACTAGAATATCCGAATTAGGTGCTGCGATTACCTCCGAATATGCAGGTAAAGACTTGGTTCTTGTGGGTGTTCTCAAGGGATCGTGCGTTTTTCTCGCCGACCTGATGCGTGCCATAGACCTTAGTTTGACGATCGATTTTATGTCGGTTTCGAGCTACAAGGACGGAACTCAATCTTCGGGCGACGTCGAGATATTAAAAGATCTAAGCAACTCTATCCGTGATAAGCACGTCCTGATAGTCGAGGATATTGTCGATACTGGATTAACTCTGACTAGACTCGTCGAAATTCTTGGCTCACGGGGATCAGCGTCGATCAAGATCGCCACATTCCTTGACAAACCGGAACCGCGTATTAAAAAAGAGTTGGTAGTCGATTTCACCGGATTCGTGATCCCAAATAAATTTGTCGTTGGCTACGGCCTCGACGCCGCGGGCCGTTATCGAAATTTGCCATTCATTGCGGTGGTAAAGGATCCGTCCGCAGCCTAA
- a CDS encoding TetR/AcrR family transcriptional regulator, translating to MRDTFPAKTTREAILDATDRLLARNGYKKMTIDELAREVGIGKGSIYLHFKSKDEIALAHIDRMVEHIKERLHFVAEGGGAPDKRLREMLILRVMIRFDSVQHYTKSLNEILGSLRAQLLERRKRYFNEEARIIDAVVIEGQNAGMFIAGDSFDLSHTLITGSNSLLPYSLSAIELGAREEVVERANKLANLLIDGLRVR from the coding sequence ATGAGAGACACATTTCCCGCAAAAACAACTCGCGAAGCCATCCTCGATGCCACCGACCGCCTATTGGCTCGGAACGGATACAAGAAAATGACGATAGACGAACTCGCCCGCGAGGTCGGCATCGGCAAAGGCAGTATTTATCTGCATTTCAAAAGCAAAGACGAGATCGCACTCGCCCATATTGACCGCATGGTCGAACATATCAAAGAGCGTTTGCACTTCGTCGCCGAGGGCGGCGGAGCACCGGACAAGCGGCTTCGCGAGATGCTGATCCTGCGGGTAATGATCAGGTTTGACAGCGTGCAGCACTATACTAAGAGCCTCAACGAAATACTTGGCTCTCTCAGGGCTCAGCTGCTCGAACGCCGAAAACGTTACTTTAACGAAGAGGCCCGCATAATCGATGCCGTTGTTATCGAGGGCCAGAACGCGGGAATGTTTATCGCCGGCGATTCATTTGACCTTTCGCATACGTTGATCACAGGTTCAAACTCGCTATTGCCCTACAGCCTGAGCGCCATCGAACTTGGAGCTCGCGAGGAGGTCGTCGAGCGTGCGAATAAGCTCGCGAACCTTTTGATCGATGGCTTGCGGGTGCGTTAG